The Coregonus clupeaformis isolate EN_2021a unplaced genomic scaffold, ASM2061545v1 scaf0327, whole genome shotgun sequence genome includes a region encoding these proteins:
- the zgc:103586 gene encoding zgc:103586, which translates to MADNAKVKELVSKCMHAREMAYCPYSRFPVGAAILTAGGDIITGCNVENASFGLTVCAERTAIQRAIAEGHRKFSAIAVTCDIKDSFVGPCGACRQVLIEFGTDWVVYLTKPDGSYKETSLKELLPLAFSPAHLGN; encoded by the exons ATGGCAG ACAACGCAAAAGTCAAGGAGCTCGTTTCAAAGTGCATGCATGCACGGGAAATGGCATATTGCCCTTACAGCCGGTTCCCGGTCGGTGCCGCCATATTGACAGCAGGTGGCGATATAATTACGG GTTGCAATGTGGAAAATGCCTCTTTTGGGCTCACAGTGTGTGCTGAGCGAACAGCAATACAGAGAGCCATAGCAGAGGGACACAGGAAATTCAGTGCTATCGCTGTTACATG tgaCATCAAAGATAGTTTTGTGGGACCTTGTGGAGCTTGTCGGCAGGTGCTCATTGAG tttGGAACAGATTGGGTTGTGTACTTGACTAAACCAGATGGATCATACAAAGAAACCAGCCTCAAAGAACTGCTCCCTCTAGCTTTCTCCCCAGCCCACCTAGGAAATTAA
- the fis1 gene encoding mitochondrial fission 1 protein produces MEAVVSELVAPEDLLKFEKKYNAELVKGGVSKETKFEYAWCLIRSKYSDDIKKGIVLLEELVDKGSKDDARDFLFYLAVANYRLKDYEKALKYIRTLLKNEPGNKQALELEKLIDKALKKDGLVGMAIVGGIGLGVAGLAGLIGLAVSKGHGPRS; encoded by the exons ATGGAGGCTGTTGTGAGTGAATTGGTAGCTCCCGAAGATCTTTTG AAATTTGAGAAGAAGTACAACGCTGAATTGGTGAAGGGGGGCGTATCGAAGGAGACCAAGTTTGAATATGCATGGTGTCTGATCCGAAGCAAGTATTCAGACGACATCAAGAAAGGAATCGTATTGCTGGAAG AGCTGGTTGACAAGGGATCAAAGGACGATGCCAGAGACTTCCTGTTCTACCTAGCTGTGGCCAACTACAGACTTAAG GATTATGAGAAAGCGCTGAAGTACATCCGCACTCTCCTGAAGAATGAACCTGGGAACAAACAAGCCTTGGAGCTGGAAAAGCTCATAGACAAGGCTCTAAAGAAAG ATGGCTTGGTCGGCATGGCGATCGTCGGGGGAATCGGCCTGGGCGTGGCCGGATTAGCAGGCCTCATCGGATTGGCTGTGTCAAAGGGTCATGGTCCAAGGTCCTAA